TGGAAGCGTTGGCGCTAAACCTGTCGATAAAAGCCTGCAACTCCTTACGCTTGTCCTCTGCTTTTTTATTCTGGACTGATTTTTGTCGCAGGGCCAGCTGGCTGGATTCGTACCAGAAAGTATAATTACCGGTAAATAAAGTAAGTTTTCCGTAATCAATATCAGCTACATGGGTACAAACAGTATCCAGGAAGTGCCTGTCGTGGGAAACGACAATCACGGTATGTTTAAAATCCAGCAAAAAATCTTCGAGCCAGATGATGGTTTCGATGTCGAGGTCGTTGGTAGGCTCATCAAGGATCAGGATATCCGGGTCGCCGAAAAGGGCTTGCGCCAACAGTACCCTAACCCTTTGTTTTCCATCGAGTTCTTTTACCAGTTTGAAATGATCCTCTTCTTTGATCCCAATACCGCTCAGTAAGGCTGCTGCCGCAGGTTCTGCGTTCCAGCCGTCCATCTCCGCGAATTCAGCTTCCAGTTCCGAAGCCTTGATGCCGTCGGCTTCAGAAAAATCGGGCTTGGCGTAAATGGCATCTTTTTCCTGCATGATTTTCCAAAGAGGACCGTGGCCCATCATCACCGTATCCATGACAGTATTATCATTGTAGGCAAAATGATCCTGGCGGAGCACTGCCATTCGCTTTCCTGGTTCAATGCTGACATGCCCTGTGTTGGGGTCGATGTCGCCGGAGAGAATTTTCAGGAAGGTGGATTTACCTGCTCCATTGGCACCGATAACTCCATAGCAATTGCCGTCAGCGAAGGTCACATTCACCTCATCGAATAAGACTCTCTTCCCGTATTGTAAGGATACATTATTTGTGGAAATCATACATCTCTGTTTTTCAAGGCGCGAAATTACAATTAAAAATTTCATTTTAAGCAACAATCCCTATACTTTCGTGATGATTGAAGGGAAAGCAGGACAAGTCAGAAGGGCGAAACGACTGAAGGAGGGTGAATTTCATGAATACTAAACAGCCCATTAATCGTATCACAACATTATAGATTTTTATGGCATTGATTTTAAATATAGAAAGCTCAGGAGAGATTTGTTCTGTTTGTATCAGCCGGGAGGCTGAGGTTCTGTCACTAAAAGAGTCCGTAAAACCTTTTCAGCATACGGAACAGATCACCCTGCTTATTGATGCCTGTTGTAAGGAGGCTGGAATAAAACTGAAAGACCTCGATGCCGTGGCCATCAGCAGTGGCCCCGGATCCTATACTTCGCTTCGGGTAGGAACGGCTACTGCCAAAGGCATTTGTTATGTATTAAACAAACCAATTATCGCTGTTGATACGTTGGAATCCCTGGCCGGAGCAGCTATTAAACAAATAAAACAGGAAGCCCTCTACGCGCCGATGATCGATGCCAGACGGATGGAGGTTTACTCCAACATATATGACCACCACCTTCAGCCGCTGGAGGAAACAAAAGCGCTCATCGTCACTGAAGACACCTATTCTGAATTTAAGGAAGATGTCCGAAACATTTATTTACTTGGCAGCGGAGCAAAGAAATGCGCGGAGTTGTTGCCGCCGCCCCGTTTCGAATTGATGGAAGTTGATTGTTCGGCTCTTCACCTTGTCCCCATCGCTCATGAAAAGTTCGGGAAAAAGGATTTCGCCGACCTGGCTTATTTTTCGCCCTTTTACCTGAAATCGCCAAATATTACCAAGGCTAAACCGAAGTTATAATCTGGTTGCTGGTTGCTGGTTGCTGGTTTTTCCCGAGTAACGAGTAACGAGCAACGAGTAACCAGCAACAAGCTTATTTCACTAAAGTCACTCTTAGCATATTGGTACGCAACCTTTCTGATATTGGCATACTACCGGTGTTGATCAAAATATCCCCTACTTCAACCCTTCCTTTTTTCTTAAGGATTCCCACCACATCTTCAATAGTCTCGTCAGTGGTAGTGAATTTATCGTAATAAAAAGACCTCACGCCCCAAACGAGATTTAAGGTAGTCAGAATAGGCTCATGAGAAGAAAAGATGTAAATCTTAGCCTTAGGCCGGTAACTGGAAACTTTAAACGCGGTATAACCGGAAATGGTCAATCCCAAAATCGCTTTAGCACCCACTTCGTCAGCGATTCTTCCTGAATTAAAACAAATGCCATCAGAAAGGAAGGTTTCTGACTCAGGGTTCGCCACCGGCCTTTTTATTTCACTACTATGAAAATCTTTTTCTGCCTCGGTAATGATCCTGTTCATGGCTTTCACCACCAGGACCGGGTGTATGCCCACTGAAGTCTCTCCACTTAGCATCACGGCATCTGCACCATCCAGAACGGCATTGGCCACATCGGTCACCTCGGCACGGGTAGGGCTTGGGTTAGTGATCATACTATCCATCATCTGCGTGGCTACGATAACGGGGCGTGCACGACGGATACATTTCTGGATGATCATTTTTTGCAACCCGGGCAAACGCTCAATAGGTACTTCGATGCCCAGATCACCGCGTGCAATCATGATTCCGTCGGACGCATCGATGATCCTGTCAATTTTTGCGATCGCTTCAGGTTTTTCGATCTTTGCAATAATTTTGGCAGCGTGATTTTGGGCTTCAATTTTTTTCTTGAGATTCTTAAGGTCTCTTGACGAACGCACAAAAGACAAAGCAATCCAGTTGACCGGTTGGGTGAGAATAAAATCCAGATCCCTTTTATCTTTCGCCGTAAGAGAAGGCAGAGAGATCTTTGTGTTAGGAAGGTTTACGCCTTTATTAGACTTTAATACTCCCCCAAAGAGCACTTTTAATTGTACTTTATTTTTTTTATTGGTCTTGACCACTTCAAACTCAAGTTTACCATCATCTACCAGCACTTTCTCTCCGACGGTAACGTCTTTGGCAAATTGCTTGTAGCTCATGTAAATTTTTTCCTTGGTGCCAATGCACTTTTCCGAAACGAAAGTCAGGATATCACCGGGTTTAATCTCCAGCCCGGGTCCTTCCATTTCTCCAACCCTGAGTTTAGGTCCCTGGAGATCTGCCAGGATTCCGACGTGGTAAAGAAACTCCTTATTGATTTTAACAATCCTATCGATTACTTCTTTATGATCTTTATGAGTGCCGTGAGAAAAGTTGAGTCTGAAAACATCAACGCCCTCGCGTGCCAGTTCCAAAAGATTATCATAACTGCTTGAAGCCGGGCCAATAGTAGCCACTATTTTAGTATTCTGGTCGTAATTTTTTGTATTACCATTCATGTCAAAAAATATATTATGTCAAGTGGGTTAAAAAACAAAGGTAAGAAAATGATGTAAGTGTCAAAGCTACAATATCACAAATATTCAAATTACTCTGCATAAATTATGGAATCTCCCCCCAAAAAATCGACTACAAAGATCAAAATTATCTTCTGCAAGAATTCAACAAAGTATGGGCCAAAAAATAAAGAAAGTAAAATACTAGAGAAAAACCTTGGTTATAAAAAGAAGTATTTTTTACTTTGCACTTAATTCGTAAACAAAATTAGCGAATATTATGTCTAACATTGCAGAAAGAGTAAGCAAAATCATCATCGACAAATTAGGTGTTGAAGAATCAGAAGTGACCACAGAGGCACATTTCACTAATGACCTCGGCGCAGATTCGCTCGATACGGTTGAGTTGATCATGGAATTCGAAAAAGAATTCGATGTTTCCATTCCTGATGAGCAAGCTGAAAATATTGAAACAGTAGGTCAAGCAGTAGCATTCCTCGAATCAGCACTGAAATCGTAATTCTACATTTTGCATGACTGCTATAAATCCACAGGTCGTAAATCGGCTTGTGGATTTTTGCTTAATCTAAAGCCAATAAAAGTTTGTCCTAACCTAAAAAAGGCTACTTTTACCCAATATTGGTCTTAATTTAAAATTATGAAGCGAGTAGTTGTAACAGGTATTGGTGCCCTTACTCCGATCGGAAACGGAATTAATGCATATCTAAAAGGTTTGCAGGAAGGTATTAGCGGTGCAAACATCATCACACTTTTCGATGCCTCTAATTTTAAAACTCAATTCGCCTGCGAATTAAAAGATTTTAATGTAGGCGATTATATGGATGTGCGCGAAGCGCGCCGTCTGGATCGGTTTACTGTGCTGGCGGTAATCGCTGCTGACGAAGCCATGGAAAATTCCGGACTGGATATAGAAAAAATTGATCCGGACCGGGCAGGCGTGATATGGGGTGCCGGAATAGGTGGGTTGTCAACGTTGGAAAAGGAAGTCGAAGATTATATCACTGGAAACGGCACGCCGAGGTACAATCCCTTTATGATTCCGAAAATGATCCCCGATATTGCGGCAGGTCAAATTTCCATTAAATACGGAATGAGGGGGCCTAACTACGCCACGGTTTCTGCCTGCGCGTCTTCTTCTCACGCCATCGCCGTTGCTGCCGACCAAATCAGGCTCGGGCGCTGCGACATCATGATTACCGGAGGTTCTGAAGCCGTCATTACCAAAGCTGCCGTAGGTGGGTTTAATGGTATGAAAGCCCTTTCCACCAGGAATGATGATTACCTTACTGCTTCCCGCCCGTTTGATGTCGACCGTGAAGGATTTGTGCTGGGAGAAGGTGCAGGAGCCCTGATCATCGAAGAACTGGAACACGCCCAAAAACGTGGGGCCACCATTTACGCCGAAATCGTAGGGTACGGTGCCACCGCCGATGCTTATCATATTACAGCTCCACATCCCGAAGGACTGGGCGCTGCCAATGTCATGAGGCTCGCCCTCGCCGATGCAAAATTAAACCTTGAAGATATAGACTACGTAAATGTGCATGGAACGTCAACTCCGCTGGGAGATATTGCAGAAACCCTCGCAATTCAGAACGTTTTTGGCGATCATGCGTATAAGCTAAATATTAGTTCTACAAAATCCATGACGGGACATCTCCTTGGTGCAGCAGGTGCCATTGAAATTCTGGCAGGGATTTTGGCAATTAATCATAATTTTGTTCCGCCAACTATCAATCACTTTACGGACGACCCGGCCATTGACCCCAGATTAAACCTTACTTTTAATGTGGCTCAGGAACGTGAAATCAAAACCGTATTGAGTAATACTTTCGGTTTTGGCGGACATAATTCATCTGTAATTGTCAAAAAGTTTGAGGATTAACCATTTTCTTTAGCAATTATCGAAAAAAGAAAACTAAGGTTTTCTGGGATTCGCTATATTAACGTTTATTGGGTGATTGGTAAATCATTCCAGAGATACAAATCACCCAATAAGCTGTAATGCAAATGCCACAAAACCATTCTTATTTTCCCTGATTGACAAAGTCTCGAAGTAAAATCCGCCTGCTTTTTGTATTTATAATAGACTGATCAAGGAAGTTGCGCCTGGCTGTGTTATGCGCATACCTGCATGTGAAAAACCGGACTCACTGGATGCTCCGGCTCCCCCCCACAGGCTCGTATCTCAAAACACTATTTCGCTTACTTCTTTCAGCAACCACCTGGTGGTTTGTTGAGCATCAGTATTAAATGCAGTTATTTTGCGGTTTTTATTTAGATTATACAATTACTACCTGGCTCCGGAAAGGCACCTGGCAAGACGTTTGAGATCGCTGATTGGCTATACGCCTTCCAACCTTAATATCTTTGTACTTGCCTTTTCCCACAAGTCTACCCAGTCAGACAAGGCCTATGCCATTCAGAACAATGAACGCCTGGAATACCTTGGCGACGCAGTGCTGGGAACCATCGTGGCAGAATACTTATTTAAAAAGTATCCCCACGGCAATGAAG
This sequence is a window from Lewinellaceae bacterium. Protein-coding genes within it:
- a CDS encoding ATP-binding cassette domain-containing protein, yielding MISTNNVSLQYGKRVLFDEVNVTFADGNCYGVIGANGAGKSTFLKILSGDIDPNTGHVSIEPGKRMAVLRQDHFAYNDNTVMDTVMMGHGPLWKIMQEKDAIYAKPDFSEADGIKASELEAEFAEMDGWNAEPAAAALLSGIGIKEEDHFKLVKELDGKQRVRVLLAQALFGDPDILILDEPTNDLDIETIIWLEDFLLDFKHTVIVVSHDRHFLDTVCTHVADIDYGKLTLFTGNYTFWYESSQLALRQKSVQNKKAEDKRKELQAFIDRFSANASKSKQATARKKMLEKINIDEIRPSTRRYPGIVWTQKRDAGKQILSVKNLTCSVNGEVYFKDLSFDVEKGDKIAFLSKNSLALTALFKILNGELKPDSGEFTFGQTITTAYLPTENEHFFNANETLIDWLRTFSEDKDEVYIRGFLGKMLFSGDETLKKSNVLSGGEKVRCMFSRMMLAEANVLMFDEPTNHLDMETITTLNNSLINFQGTIMFTSHDHTFTQTVANRIIELSPGGFIDRLKTFDEYIADEQIAAERAALK
- the pyk gene encoding pyruvate kinase, with the protein product MNGNTKNYDQNTKIVATIGPASSSYDNLLELAREGVDVFRLNFSHGTHKDHKEVIDRIVKINKEFLYHVGILADLQGPKLRVGEMEGPGLEIKPGDILTFVSEKCIGTKEKIYMSYKQFAKDVTVGEKVLVDDGKLEFEVVKTNKKNKVQLKVLFGGVLKSNKGVNLPNTKISLPSLTAKDKRDLDFILTQPVNWIALSFVRSSRDLKNLKKKIEAQNHAAKIIAKIEKPEAIAKIDRIIDASDGIMIARGDLGIEVPIERLPGLQKMIIQKCIRRARPVIVATQMMDSMITNPSPTRAEVTDVANAVLDGADAVMLSGETSVGIHPVLVVKAMNRIITEAEKDFHSSEIKRPVANPESETFLSDGICFNSGRIADEVGAKAILGLTISGYTAFKVSSYRPKAKIYIFSSHEPILTTLNLVWGVRSFYYDKFTTTDETIEDVVGILKKKGRVEVGDILINTGSMPISERLRTNMLRVTLVK
- the fabF gene encoding beta-ketoacyl-ACP synthase II; protein product: MKRVVVTGIGALTPIGNGINAYLKGLQEGISGANIITLFDASNFKTQFACELKDFNVGDYMDVREARRLDRFTVLAVIAADEAMENSGLDIEKIDPDRAGVIWGAGIGGLSTLEKEVEDYITGNGTPRYNPFMIPKMIPDIAAGQISIKYGMRGPNYATVSACASSSHAIAVAADQIRLGRCDIMITGGSEAVITKAAVGGFNGMKALSTRNDDYLTASRPFDVDREGFVLGEGAGALIIEELEHAQKRGATIYAEIVGYGATADAYHITAPHPEGLGAANVMRLALADAKLNLEDIDYVNVHGTSTPLGDIAETLAIQNVFGDHAYKLNISSTKSMTGHLLGAAGAIEILAGILAINHNFVPPTINHFTDDPAIDPRLNLTFNVAQEREIKTVLSNTFGFGGHNSSVIVKKFED
- the tsaB gene encoding tRNA (adenosine(37)-N6)-threonylcarbamoyltransferase complex dimerization subunit type 1 TsaB, with product MALILNIESSGEICSVCISREAEVLSLKESVKPFQHTEQITLLIDACCKEAGIKLKDLDAVAISSGPGSYTSLRVGTATAKGICYVLNKPIIAVDTLESLAGAAIKQIKQEALYAPMIDARRMEVYSNIYDHHLQPLEETKALIVTEDTYSEFKEDVRNIYLLGSGAKKCAELLPPPRFELMEVDCSALHLVPIAHEKFGKKDFADLAYFSPFYLKSPNITKAKPKL
- a CDS encoding acyl carrier protein → MSNIAERVSKIIIDKLGVEESEVTTEAHFTNDLGADSLDTVELIMEFEKEFDVSIPDEQAENIETVGQAVAFLESALKS